In Chitinophaga nivalis, a single genomic region encodes these proteins:
- a CDS encoding RNA polymerase sigma factor, with amino-acid sequence MENNPINGDAERWQAFRTGDKEALAYLFNTFVGSLYNYGFKFTQDEDLIEDAIQDLFIRLWTTREKLSVPASVRNYLLKAFRHLLFRKLSQSQKIAAYDPELFFLEAALSAEDQHIQTEHQQMETARLQKAMQQLPPRQKEAVYLRFYENASYEDIARIMGTTVKNTYKHVFRALSHLRDTLITILLLCFLKLF; translated from the coding sequence ATGGAGAATAATCCAATCAACGGGGATGCTGAACGTTGGCAAGCTTTCCGGACGGGTGATAAGGAAGCACTGGCATATCTTTTTAACACGTTTGTAGGCAGTCTTTATAATTACGGATTTAAATTTACGCAGGATGAAGATTTGATTGAAGATGCTATACAGGACCTATTCATCCGTTTGTGGACAACCCGGGAAAAACTATCCGTTCCGGCCAGCGTCAGGAACTATCTTTTAAAAGCATTCCGCCACCTGCTTTTCAGAAAACTCTCGCAATCACAGAAAATTGCAGCGTATGATCCTGAACTATTCTTTCTGGAAGCAGCGCTTTCGGCTGAAGATCAGCATATCCAAACAGAACACCAGCAGATGGAAACAGCCCGATTGCAAAAAGCCATGCAGCAGCTGCCTCCGCGCCAGAAGGAAGCGGTCTACCTGCGTTTCTATGAAAATGCGTCCTACGAAGACATTGCCCGGATTATGGGCACTACGGTAAAGAATACCTATAAGCATGTATTCCGGGCGTTAAGTCACCTGCGGGATACCCTTATTACCATACTCCTTTTATGTTTTTTAAAATTATTCTGA
- a CDS encoding FecR family protein — MTAQRTFAEYLRYGTNDFLADAYFQEWVRFEQPAVATFWQQFLEQHPEKEKEVQEAAALLRKLRFKTHTPDETRVQHLWQAIDAQTPQVPVRAISVQLKLKWLLVAASIILIVTLGIWQWSREQYVHLATLNSQISHIVLPDNSEVILNANSSIKYAKHFGLHNKRELWIQGEAFFTVKPAPDAAAFTVHTPDLDVLVTGTAFNVYTRHEQTRVVLNHGGVNIRFTETTRPVSKLRPGEMLAYHTGDDSLLQQVTDTLRYTSWKQQRFVFVNTPLQEVARVIEDFYGCKVIFKDPELTSYKTTADMEIPDISTLIGILSNALNIHITQDGNNLILQKKNT; from the coding sequence ATGACAGCGCAACGCACCTTCGCAGAATACCTTCGTTACGGCACGAACGATTTCCTGGCAGATGCATATTTTCAGGAATGGGTCAGGTTCGAACAACCGGCTGTTGCCACTTTCTGGCAACAATTCCTGGAGCAGCATCCTGAAAAGGAAAAAGAAGTACAGGAAGCCGCAGCCCTGCTGCGCAAACTGCGCTTCAAAACCCATACACCCGACGAAACACGGGTACAGCATCTATGGCAGGCCATAGATGCACAAACCCCACAGGTGCCTGTGCGCGCCATTTCTGTGCAGCTAAAACTCAAATGGCTACTGGTGGCTGCCAGTATTATACTGATCGTCACACTCGGTATCTGGCAATGGAGCAGAGAACAATATGTACACCTGGCCACTTTAAACAGCCAGATCTCTCACATAGTACTGCCCGATAATTCGGAAGTCATCCTGAACGCCAACTCTTCGATTAAATATGCCAAACACTTCGGGCTACACAATAAACGTGAATTGTGGATACAGGGAGAAGCCTTCTTTACCGTAAAACCGGCCCCCGATGCTGCCGCCTTCACCGTACATACCCCCGACCTGGATGTATTGGTAACCGGTACTGCCTTTAATGTATACACCCGTCATGAACAAACCCGGGTGGTATTAAACCATGGTGGTGTAAATATCCGGTTCACGGAAACAACACGCCCGGTCAGCAAACTCCGGCCCGGTGAAATGCTGGCATACCATACCGGTGATGATTCGTTGTTACAACAGGTAACAGATACCCTGCGTTATACCTCCTGGAAACAACAACGGTTTGTTTTTGTTAATACACCACTGCAGGAAGTAGCCCGCGTGATAGAAGACTTTTATGGCTGCAAGGTTATCTTCAAAGATCCGGAACTGACCAGCTACAAAACCACTGCTGACATGGAAATACCCGATATCAGCACATTGATCGGCATCCTGTCGAATGCACTCAATATTCACATCACCCAGGATGGCAACAATCTTATCCTGCAGAAAAAAAATACCTGA